In the genome of Ancylomarina subtilis, one region contains:
- a CDS encoding SLC13 family permease, which translates to MLSFDAIVVSIVLIFIVLSFYKEWVGPAFTFLIGVVALGIFGVLTPSEIMGGFANDQVVVILMLLLIGDIIRDLGIVENLFDKVFQRAKTYRQFMGRMMLLVGGFSAFLNNTPLVAVMMPYVHSWSKRNKISPSKLLIPLSYSAILGGCITLIGTSTNLIVNGMVVDQNIIPGLKSLDMFDFAYVGIPMMIIGSIYILFVGKKLLPDNADTLDKFSENSRQYIVEAHVRPGSDLNGKTIGEANLRNLQGLYLFQIKRNGSKIAAVSPEFILAEGDCLFFAGATETIADLILANKGLTLPTVGMLSHKKQLEVVEIVVSHNSTLISKTVKEANFRGKYDAAVIAIHRNGERMSGKIGDVKVRAGDVLLLLGGDDFTARTQRVQDFYFISKVKEFRKQENYKIGLLLGGTILAVILSACNIVPLFMTLIVMIIVILALKITNPKDIAASIDFNLAMIIALSLAFGTAMIKSGLAEMIADLLISVFLPLGKVGILFGIYLITTVLAAYVTNKAAVAIIFPISLSMALHLHLNPEPFVLIVAFAAAANFMTPIGYQTNLMVYGPGSYKFGDFFKIGFPLTIIYMVVCVSILSYIYFY; encoded by the coding sequence ATGCTCAGTTTTGATGCCATTGTCGTATCAATTGTTTTAATTTTTATTGTTCTCTCTTTCTATAAGGAATGGGTTGGGCCTGCTTTTACCTTTCTGATTGGCGTTGTCGCATTGGGAATTTTTGGCGTGCTGACACCTTCTGAAATTATGGGTGGTTTTGCTAACGATCAGGTTGTTGTCATCCTCATGCTTTTACTGATTGGTGATATCATTCGCGATTTAGGTATTGTAGAGAATCTTTTTGATAAGGTTTTTCAAAGGGCAAAAACGTACCGCCAATTTATGGGGCGAATGATGCTTTTGGTGGGTGGATTTTCAGCTTTTTTGAATAACACACCTCTGGTTGCTGTCATGATGCCCTATGTGCATTCCTGGAGTAAACGCAACAAAATATCCCCGTCTAAGCTTCTAATACCTCTTTCATACTCAGCTATTCTGGGGGGGTGTATCACCCTAATTGGAACATCAACCAACCTGATTGTAAACGGTATGGTGGTGGATCAGAATATTATCCCGGGTTTAAAATCTCTGGATATGTTTGATTTTGCTTATGTGGGGATTCCCATGATGATTATCGGGTCGATTTACATCTTGTTTGTTGGTAAAAAACTCTTACCCGATAATGCAGATACACTGGATAAATTCTCCGAAAATTCACGTCAGTATATTGTTGAGGCCCATGTTCGTCCGGGATCTGACTTGAATGGAAAAACCATTGGTGAGGCAAATCTGCGTAACCTGCAGGGCTTGTATTTGTTTCAAATTAAGAGGAATGGTTCAAAGATTGCGGCCGTTTCACCTGAATTTATATTGGCCGAAGGGGACTGTCTGTTTTTTGCAGGGGCTACCGAGACCATTGCCGATTTGATTCTTGCAAACAAGGGACTGACTTTGCCAACGGTTGGCATGTTGAGTCATAAAAAACAATTGGAGGTGGTTGAAATTGTGGTTTCGCATAACTCCACTCTGATTTCGAAGACGGTAAAAGAAGCCAATTTCCGAGGGAAGTATGACGCTGCTGTTATTGCCATACACCGCAATGGTGAGCGTATGTCTGGTAAAATTGGTGATGTGAAAGTTCGTGCCGGTGATGTTCTGCTTTTATTGGGTGGCGATGATTTTACGGCAAGAACACAACGCGTTCAGGATTTCTACTTTATATCAAAAGTGAAAGAATTCCGTAAACAGGAAAACTATAAGATTGGGTTGTTATTGGGTGGAACGATTCTGGCTGTGATTCTATCGGCTTGTAATATTGTACCCCTGTTCATGACTTTAATTGTGATGATTATTGTGATTTTGGCTTTGAAAATCACCAACCCTAAAGATATTGCCGCCAGTATCGATTTTAATCTGGCTATGATTATTGCACTTTCGCTGGCTTTTGGCACCGCGATGATCAAATCCGGTCTTGCTGAGATGATTGCCGACTTGCTAATATCCGTATTTTTGCCTTTGGGTAAGGTGGGGATACTTTTCGGGATCTATTTAATAACAACCGTTTTGGCGGCTTATGTCACCAATAAGGCTGCCGTTGCCATTATTTTTCCAATCTCATTGAGTATGGCGCTGCACCTGCATCTCAACCCGGAACCTTTTGTTTTGATTGTGGCTTTTGCTGCGGCTGCCAATTTTATGACACCCATTGGTTACCAAACCAATCTGATGGTTTATGGTCCGGGAAGTTATAAATTTGGCGATTTCTTTAAAATTGGTTTCCCATTGACTATTATTTATATGGTGGTTTGTGTATCTATCTTGTCATACATTTACTTTTATTAG
- a CDS encoding DUF2284 domain-containing protein, producing MMQTVATPHIKTLFQDKEIQIENKEIELPIEAILPYLNPEEFNAYCQTGCENYSNKWTCPPHCPSFMDYAANYTHIRLILYKTDCDQFSFVESDERALTAYNFAKDLLQQNLRKSETEAERFIGPNSCEICTICKAASADACHLPHLIRYNLVAFGFNVTKIMEDLFNHQLEWAKAGQVPKHVSSVGAILF from the coding sequence ATGATGCAAACCGTAGCGACACCACATATAAAAACCCTGTTTCAGGATAAAGAAATTCAGATTGAAAACAAAGAAATTGAATTGCCAATAGAAGCCATTCTCCCCTATTTAAATCCTGAAGAGTTTAACGCCTACTGTCAAACAGGTTGCGAGAATTATTCCAATAAATGGACCTGTCCGCCACACTGCCCCTCCTTTATGGACTATGCGGCTAATTATACACACATCCGATTGATTTTATACAAGACCGATTGTGATCAATTTTCCTTTGTTGAATCAGATGAACGCGCACTGACCGCTTATAATTTCGCCAAAGATTTATTGCAACAGAATTTAAGAAAGTCTGAAACTGAAGCCGAGCGTTTCATTGGTCCCAACTCGTGCGAAATTTGCACCATTTGCAAAGCCGCCAGTGCTGATGCCTGTCATCTGCCCCACTTAATTCGCTACAATTTAGTGGCCTTTGGTTTTAATGTGACTAAAATAATGGAAGACTTATTCAACCACCAGCTGGAATGGGCTAAGGCTGGTCAGGTTCCCAAGCATGTCAGCTCTGTTGGTGCCATTTTATTTTAA